From Schistocerca americana isolate TAMUIC-IGC-003095 chromosome 11, iqSchAmer2.1, whole genome shotgun sequence, the proteins below share one genomic window:
- the LOC124553662 gene encoding protein roadkill-like: protein MEAVKDITETVAVDLGALLDAGDDAMVILEAGDTRLVVHRAVLADRSPVFAAMFAHDTLEACTGVVRIADIGGPVLRQLVSYLYTLRAPQLPGAAPQLLAAADKYGVSRLKAECERQVAAQLTVETAAAAAVLAVRHSCGDLSAPVVTEPRTTTTSTTTTTRTATTTAATATSASAPHQTPAAARPTTLQPDEATVSQMR from the exons ATGGAAGCAGTTAAGGACATCACAGAGACAGTGGCTGTGGACCTGGGTGCACTCCTGGACGCCGGGGACGACGCCATGGTGATACTCGAGGCAGGTGACACTCGGCTGGTGGTGCACAGGGCCGTCCTCGCGGATAGGAGCCCTGTGTTCGCGGCCATGTTCGCCCACGACACCCTTGAGGCCTGCACTGGCGTGGTGAGGATTGCCGACATCGGGGGCCCGGTGCTGAGGCAGCTGGTCTCCTACCTGTACACCCTGCGGGCCCCCCAGCTGCCCGGCGCGGCCCCCCAGCTGCTGGCTGCAGCAGATAAGTACGGGGTGTCGCGGCTGAAGGCGGAGTGCGAGCGGCAGGTGGCCGCTCAGCTGACCGTGGAGACCGCGGCGGCCGCAGCCGTCCTCGCAGTCCGCCACTCCTGCGGTGACCTCAG TGCACCAGTCGTTACAGAGCCGaggaccaccaccaccagcaccacaacCACAACCAGAACCGCCACCACCACCGCTGCCACCGCCACCTCTGCCAGCGCACCTCACCAGACACCTGCTGCTGCGCGGCCCACGACTCTTCAACCTGATGAGGCCACTGTCTCTCAAATGCGGTGA